One part of the Salmo salar chromosome ssa10, Ssal_v3.1, whole genome shotgun sequence genome encodes these proteins:
- the ankmy1 gene encoding ankyrin repeat and MYND domain-containing protein 1 isoform X1, producing MATSTSVAPEASVRCGVRAGREHWTNIKAGREKRNGPGVQQWSDGSKYEGEFVNDLKHGSGVFTWTNGEFYDGSFYNDYRHGNGTYSWPAGFKFVGKFYLNRKEGYGIQTFPDGTTFQGLYHADERFGPGVVTYPDGHQDVGLWHRERLLRLCTALEGGFTLQAFPEHMAQINCKKEPKNQSQSSAKGPETKAKPGTREVGMDPLLSPYHELLQDERFILPPDMDRYSTDSDHLPVPWGLRKELDLQFFGEHCDNPDTNPDVSAALPLQQRMQAHIHRHRFEVEALDWDVEAVLSENRQRFGPKGSLELNSEGLIQEASLGDPQSVYRILRDGKIHPDVGDARGHTALIAATVNCHNDVIHLLLDSGADVNKLNCEGMSALAVCNVLYYPIQSLHETVAEKVPQKTHAKSQAVKARSPSVNSPQSSMVEATKNRAQTTKQADQPNQADDTAPKGHTNQADNEATDRGQCNDSQLSLYNGQGYCQGEADQDEDEQYLQECSDQAALDLDRMDVMVVRERRSIQVLDGNIPLGCVPWHEGGGSYDLTQQQEEGEAGSEEDRRRRERRGSLMADPAFDSTRSLASFHIHVTEEVMQKTAEALSRSGLVPHADTQETVRKMALMKTEHRGRWTTMKLLLDRGADPNASSVPMPVLFLAIKAGHIQAVRRLLECGARTDMCLPSEQRGFYPLHIAAALPGAEGPKITELLLHAVADPDVTAQDAHEVFKLDKNPVEPQAGFGNKSSTSSGPPSQFYMASSVPPEEGGRTPLHMACQRDKDYTNAREVVSLLLSHKASTNLLWSGHSPLSLAIASGNDLAVDELLAGGADPNLPLTRRVGSALCAMTNISYDCAAHLRNRTKLLEKLMKAGANILMPVVVGEGRRCAVGTAVDYAHYAFHQDWRIAHTPYHALNQREREAYNARRQILSVMGDLLRQAVIRMERQRVEREQGLGISSVSPTEKFVYTGAGATPPWNKAARVVLSQEQDSTESLPQQIEQQHRAEHRRGSKAVIVRKPLFKYCYQCGRSVGVVLIACSRCHEVFYCSKMCKMKAWNDRHKDECVRVPGVTHSENTLLIQERKGQPSTVKMFAESQKNPTKASLIEQMKVHLKRDRLKEKLARGLLQAKPKDPNNSMRKAKSSEGSQDPATLRRYLGAGAKTKTGQLNLDQKLPESHYGNLKENYSFI from the exons TTTTATGATGGCTCATTCTACAACGATTATCGTCATGGAAATGGGACTTATTCCTGGCCAGCAGGCTTCAAATTTGTTGGAAAGTTTTATTTGAACCGGAAGGAGGGCTATGGCATTCAGACCTTCCCTGATGGCACCACTTTTCAG GGGTTGTACCATGCAGACGAGCGCTTTGGGCCAGGTGTGGTGACATACCCAGATGGACATCAGGACGTGGGTCTATGGCACCGGGAGAGGCTGTTGAGGCTGTGCACTGCCCTGGAGGGGGGCTTCACTCTCCAGGCCTTCCCAGAACACATGGCTCAGATCAACTGCAAGAAGGAGCCTAAGAACCAGTCCCAGAGCTCAGCCAAGGGGCCAGAGACCAAGGCCAAGCCTGGCACCAGGGAGGTTGGCATGGACCCACTTCTCTCTCCTTACCATGAGCTGCTGCAGGACGAACGCTTCATCCTGCCCCCAGACATGGACCGCTACTCCACAGACTCGGACCACCTGCCTGTGCCCTGGGGGCTGCGTAAGGAGCTGGACCTGCAATTCTTCGGCGAGCACTGTGACAACCCAGACACTAACCCTGATGTCTCAGCAGCTTTACCACTGCAGCAGCGCATGCAGGCTCACATCCATAGGCACAG GTTTGAGGTGGAGGCCCTGGACTGGGACGTGGAGGCTGTTCTGTCTGAGAACCGGCAGAGGTTTGGCCCTAAGGGATCTCTGGAGCTCAACTCAGAGGGCCTCATCCAGGAGGCCTCGCTGGGTGACCCGCAAAGTGTCTATCGCATCCTACGGGATGGTAAGATACACCCTGATGTTGGAGATGCCCGAGGACACACAGCACTCATTGCAGCTACG GTCAACTGCCATAATGATGTGATCCACCTGCTCCTGGACAGCGGAGCAGATGTGAACAAGCTCAACTGTGAGGGCATGTCTGCTCTGGCTGTTTGTAATGTCCTGTACTACCCAATCCAGTCACTCCATGAGACAGTTGCAGAGAAGGTCCCACAAAAGACCCATGCAAAATCACAG GCTGTCAAAGCCCGGTCCCCATCAGTGAACAGTCCTCAGAGCAGCATGGTGGAAGCCACCAAAAACAGAGCCCAGACCACCAAACAGGCTGACCAGCCCAATCAGGCTGACGACACTGCTCCAAAGGGCCACACCAACCAGGCTGATAACGAGGCAACGGACCGTGGCCAGTGTAATGACAGTCAATTGTCCCTTTACAATGGCCAGGGTTATTGTCAGGGAGAAGCTGACCAGGATGAGGATGAACAGTACCTCCAGGAATGCAGTGACCAGGCTGCCCTGGACCTAGACCGCATGGACGTGATGGTGGTGAGGGAAAGGCGCTCCATCCAGGTGCTGGATGGGAACATCCCACTGGGCTGTGTCCCCTGGCATGAGGGGGGTGGCTCTTATGATCTGacccagcagcaggaggagggagaggccgGATCAGAGGAGGaccggaggaggagggagaggagaggcagcctTATGGCTGACCCAGCGTTTGACTCGACCCGCTCCCTGGCCAGCTTCCACATCCATGTCACGGAGGAGGTCATGCAGAAGACGGCCGAGGCCTTAAGCCGATCGGGCCTGGTACCACATGCTGACACCCAGGAGACCGTCCGCAAGATGGCCCTCATGAAGACAGA GCACAGGGGAAGGTGGACCACCATGAAGCTGCTACTGGACAGGGGAGCAGACCCTAACGCCTCCAGTGTGCCCATGCCTGTCCTCTTCCTGGCCATCAAGGCAGGCCACATCCAAGCTGTCAGGCGTCTGCTGGAGTGTGGAGCACGCACAGATATGTGCCTGCCTTCAGAA CAAAGGGGTTTCTACCCCCTGCACATCGCTGCAGCTCTCCCCGGGGCAGAGGGCCCCAAAATCACTGAGCTGCTGCTGCACGCCGTGGCAGACCCAGATGTCACCGCCCAAGACGCTCACGAGGTGTTTAAGCTGGACAAG AACCCTGTGGAGCCCCAGGCTGGTTTTGGGAATAAGTCTTCCACGTCGTCCGGCCCCCCGTCTCAGTTCTACATGGCCTCCAGTGTGCCCCCAGAAGAGGGGGGCAGGACTCCTCTGCACATGGCCTGCCAGAGAGACAAGGACTACACT aATGCTAGGGAGGTTGTGTCACTTCTCCTCTCTCACAAGGCAAGCACCAATCTCCTGTGGAGTggccactctcccctctctctagctATCGCTAGCGGCAATGACTTG GCTGTTGATGAGCTGCTGGCTGGGGGTGCTGACCCCAACCTCCCCCTGACCCGCCGGGTGGGCAGTGCCCTCTGTGCCATGACCAATATCAGCTACGACTGTGCGGCTCACCTCCGCAACAGAACCAAGCTG CTGGAGAAACTGATGAAGGCTGGTGCCAACATACTGATGCCAGTGGTGGTTGGTGAGGGCCGCAGGTGTGCTGTGGGCACCGCTGTGGACTACGCCCACTATGCATTTCACCAG GACTGGCGCATCGCCCACACCCCGTACCATGCCCTgaaccagagggagagagaggcatacAATGCCCGCAGACAGATCCTCAGCGTGATGGGAGACCTGCTGCGTCAGGCAGTCATCAGGATGGAGAGACAGCGTGTAGAGAGGGAGCAGGGCCTGGGCAtcagca GTGTTAGTCCCACAGAGAAGTTTGTGTACACTGGAGCAGGAGCCACTCCTCCCTGGAACAAGGCAGCCAGAGTGGTTCTCTCCCAGGAGCAGGACAGCACAGAGTCTCTCCCTCAGCAGATAGAACAACAGCATAGGGCTGAGCATAG ACGGGGAAGTAAGGCAGTGATTGTCAG GAAGCCCCTGTTTAAATACTGCTACCAGTGTGGCCGTTCTGTGGGTGTGGTCCTGATCGCCTGCAGCCGCTGTCACGAGGTGTTCTACTGTAGCAAGATGTGCAAGATGAAGGCCTGGAACGACCGCCACAAGGATGAGTGTGTCCGTGTACCAG GAGTCACCCATAGTGAAAATACTCTACTAATTCAGGAGAGAAAAGGACAGCCAAGCACAGTCAAGA TGTTTGCCGAATCCCAAAAGAACCCCACCAAGGCATCGCTGATAGAGCAGATGAAGGTCCATCTGAAGCGTGACAGGTTAAAGGAGAAGCTGGCAAGAGGGTTACTACAGG CTAAGCCCAAAGACCCAAACAACTCTATGAGGAAGGCCAAAAGCAGCGAGGGCTCTCAGGATCCAGCCACTCTGAGACGATATTTAGGAGCCGGGGCCAAAACCAAGACGGGCCAGCTCAACCTGGACCAGAAACTCCCAGAGAGCCACTATGGAAACCTGAAAGAGAACTACAGCTTCATCTGA
- the ankmy1 gene encoding ankyrin repeat and MYND domain-containing protein 1 isoform X2 yields the protein MATSTSVAPEASVRCGVRAGREHWTNIKAGREKRNGPGVQQWSDGSKYEGEFVNDLKHGSGVFTWTNGEFYDGSFYNDYRHGNGTYSWPAGFKFVGKFYLNRKEGYGIQTFPDGTTFQGLYHADERFGPGVVTYPDGHQDVGLWHRERLLRLCTALEGGFTLQAFPEHMAQINCKKEPKNQSQSSAKGPETKAKPGTREVGMDPLLSPYHELLQDERFILPPDMDRYSTDSDHLPVPWGLRKELDLQFFGEHCDNPDTNPDVSAALPLQQRMQAHIHRHRFEVEALDWDVEAVLSENRQRFGPKGSLELNSEGLIQEASLGDPQSVYRILRDGKIHPDVGDARGHTALIAATVNCHNDVIHLLLDSGADVNKLNCEGMSALAVCNVLYYPIQSLHETVAEKVPQKTHAKSQAVKARSPSVNSPQSSMVEATKNRAQTTKQADQPNQADDTAPKGHTNQADNEATDRGQCNDSQLSLYNGQGYCQGEADQDEDEQYLQECSDQAALDLDRMDVMVVRERRSIQVLDGNIPLGCVPWHEGGGSYDLTQQQEEGEAGSEEDRRRRERRGSLMADPAFDSTRSLASFHIHVTEEVMQKTAEALSRSGLVPHADTQETVRKMALMKTEHRGRWTTMKLLLDRGADPNASSVPMPVLFLAIKAGHIQAVRRLLECGARTDMCLPSEQRGFYPLHIAAALPGAEGPKITELLLHAVADPDVTAQDAHEVFKLDKNPVEPQAGFGNKSSTSSGPPSQFYMASSVPPEEGGRTPLHMACQRDKDYTNAREVVSLLLSHKASTNLLWSGHSPLSLAIASGNDLAVDELLAGGADPNLPLTRRVGSALCAMTNISYDCAAHLRNRTKLLEKLMKAGANILMPVVVGEGRRCAVGTAVDYAHYAFHQDWRIAHTPYHALNQREREAYNARRQILSVMGDLLRQAVIRMERQRVEREQGLGISSVSPTEKFVYTGAGATPPWNKAARVVLSQEQDSTESLPQQIEQQHRAEHRRGSKAVIVRKPLFKYCYQCGRSVGVVLIACSRCHEVFYCSKMCKMKAWNDRHKDECVRVPAKPKDPNNSMRKAKSSEGSQDPATLRRYLGAGAKTKTGQLNLDQKLPESHYGNLKENYSFI from the exons TTTTATGATGGCTCATTCTACAACGATTATCGTCATGGAAATGGGACTTATTCCTGGCCAGCAGGCTTCAAATTTGTTGGAAAGTTTTATTTGAACCGGAAGGAGGGCTATGGCATTCAGACCTTCCCTGATGGCACCACTTTTCAG GGGTTGTACCATGCAGACGAGCGCTTTGGGCCAGGTGTGGTGACATACCCAGATGGACATCAGGACGTGGGTCTATGGCACCGGGAGAGGCTGTTGAGGCTGTGCACTGCCCTGGAGGGGGGCTTCACTCTCCAGGCCTTCCCAGAACACATGGCTCAGATCAACTGCAAGAAGGAGCCTAAGAACCAGTCCCAGAGCTCAGCCAAGGGGCCAGAGACCAAGGCCAAGCCTGGCACCAGGGAGGTTGGCATGGACCCACTTCTCTCTCCTTACCATGAGCTGCTGCAGGACGAACGCTTCATCCTGCCCCCAGACATGGACCGCTACTCCACAGACTCGGACCACCTGCCTGTGCCCTGGGGGCTGCGTAAGGAGCTGGACCTGCAATTCTTCGGCGAGCACTGTGACAACCCAGACACTAACCCTGATGTCTCAGCAGCTTTACCACTGCAGCAGCGCATGCAGGCTCACATCCATAGGCACAG GTTTGAGGTGGAGGCCCTGGACTGGGACGTGGAGGCTGTTCTGTCTGAGAACCGGCAGAGGTTTGGCCCTAAGGGATCTCTGGAGCTCAACTCAGAGGGCCTCATCCAGGAGGCCTCGCTGGGTGACCCGCAAAGTGTCTATCGCATCCTACGGGATGGTAAGATACACCCTGATGTTGGAGATGCCCGAGGACACACAGCACTCATTGCAGCTACG GTCAACTGCCATAATGATGTGATCCACCTGCTCCTGGACAGCGGAGCAGATGTGAACAAGCTCAACTGTGAGGGCATGTCTGCTCTGGCTGTTTGTAATGTCCTGTACTACCCAATCCAGTCACTCCATGAGACAGTTGCAGAGAAGGTCCCACAAAAGACCCATGCAAAATCACAG GCTGTCAAAGCCCGGTCCCCATCAGTGAACAGTCCTCAGAGCAGCATGGTGGAAGCCACCAAAAACAGAGCCCAGACCACCAAACAGGCTGACCAGCCCAATCAGGCTGACGACACTGCTCCAAAGGGCCACACCAACCAGGCTGATAACGAGGCAACGGACCGTGGCCAGTGTAATGACAGTCAATTGTCCCTTTACAATGGCCAGGGTTATTGTCAGGGAGAAGCTGACCAGGATGAGGATGAACAGTACCTCCAGGAATGCAGTGACCAGGCTGCCCTGGACCTAGACCGCATGGACGTGATGGTGGTGAGGGAAAGGCGCTCCATCCAGGTGCTGGATGGGAACATCCCACTGGGCTGTGTCCCCTGGCATGAGGGGGGTGGCTCTTATGATCTGacccagcagcaggaggagggagaggccgGATCAGAGGAGGaccggaggaggagggagaggagaggcagcctTATGGCTGACCCAGCGTTTGACTCGACCCGCTCCCTGGCCAGCTTCCACATCCATGTCACGGAGGAGGTCATGCAGAAGACGGCCGAGGCCTTAAGCCGATCGGGCCTGGTACCACATGCTGACACCCAGGAGACCGTCCGCAAGATGGCCCTCATGAAGACAGA GCACAGGGGAAGGTGGACCACCATGAAGCTGCTACTGGACAGGGGAGCAGACCCTAACGCCTCCAGTGTGCCCATGCCTGTCCTCTTCCTGGCCATCAAGGCAGGCCACATCCAAGCTGTCAGGCGTCTGCTGGAGTGTGGAGCACGCACAGATATGTGCCTGCCTTCAGAA CAAAGGGGTTTCTACCCCCTGCACATCGCTGCAGCTCTCCCCGGGGCAGAGGGCCCCAAAATCACTGAGCTGCTGCTGCACGCCGTGGCAGACCCAGATGTCACCGCCCAAGACGCTCACGAGGTGTTTAAGCTGGACAAG AACCCTGTGGAGCCCCAGGCTGGTTTTGGGAATAAGTCTTCCACGTCGTCCGGCCCCCCGTCTCAGTTCTACATGGCCTCCAGTGTGCCCCCAGAAGAGGGGGGCAGGACTCCTCTGCACATGGCCTGCCAGAGAGACAAGGACTACACT aATGCTAGGGAGGTTGTGTCACTTCTCCTCTCTCACAAGGCAAGCACCAATCTCCTGTGGAGTggccactctcccctctctctagctATCGCTAGCGGCAATGACTTG GCTGTTGATGAGCTGCTGGCTGGGGGTGCTGACCCCAACCTCCCCCTGACCCGCCGGGTGGGCAGTGCCCTCTGTGCCATGACCAATATCAGCTACGACTGTGCGGCTCACCTCCGCAACAGAACCAAGCTG CTGGAGAAACTGATGAAGGCTGGTGCCAACATACTGATGCCAGTGGTGGTTGGTGAGGGCCGCAGGTGTGCTGTGGGCACCGCTGTGGACTACGCCCACTATGCATTTCACCAG GACTGGCGCATCGCCCACACCCCGTACCATGCCCTgaaccagagggagagagaggcatacAATGCCCGCAGACAGATCCTCAGCGTGATGGGAGACCTGCTGCGTCAGGCAGTCATCAGGATGGAGAGACAGCGTGTAGAGAGGGAGCAGGGCCTGGGCAtcagca GTGTTAGTCCCACAGAGAAGTTTGTGTACACTGGAGCAGGAGCCACTCCTCCCTGGAACAAGGCAGCCAGAGTGGTTCTCTCCCAGGAGCAGGACAGCACAGAGTCTCTCCCTCAGCAGATAGAACAACAGCATAGGGCTGAGCATAG ACGGGGAAGTAAGGCAGTGATTGTCAG GAAGCCCCTGTTTAAATACTGCTACCAGTGTGGCCGTTCTGTGGGTGTGGTCCTGATCGCCTGCAGCCGCTGTCACGAGGTGTTCTACTGTAGCAAGATGTGCAAGATGAAGGCCTGGAACGACCGCCACAAGGATGAGTGTGTCCGTGTACCAG CTAAGCCCAAAGACCCAAACAACTCTATGAGGAAGGCCAAAAGCAGCGAGGGCTCTCAGGATCCAGCCACTCTGAGACGATATTTAGGAGCCGGGGCCAAAACCAAGACGGGCCAGCTCAACCTGGACCAGAAACTCCCAGAGAGCCACTATGGAAACCTGAAAGAGAACTACAGCTTCATCTGA